The following proteins are co-located in the Macadamia integrifolia cultivar HAES 741 chromosome 3, SCU_Mint_v3, whole genome shotgun sequence genome:
- the LOC122073348 gene encoding uncharacterized protein LOC122073348 — MEKCRSYPEYSSSYSGVGFGFEDRSKSYHFNGPKGKDHGFTTSTDPELKRKKRVASYNVLTMEGKLKSSVRNSFKWIKTKFTDIRYGV; from the coding sequence ATGGAGAAGTGTAGATCATATCCAGAGTACTCTTCTTCTTACAGTGGAGTAGGGTTTGGGTTCGAGGATCGATCAAAGTCCTACCACTTCAATGGTCCTAAAGGGAAGGATCATGGGTTCACCACATCGACCGACCCAGAACTGAAGAGGAAGAAGCGTGTCGCCTCTTACAATGTCCTCACCATGGAAGGTAAGCTCAAGTCTTCTGTGCGTAACAGCTTCAAGTGGATCAAAACCAAGTTCACTGATATCCGTTATGGTGTCTGA